A genome region from Baekduia alba includes the following:
- a CDS encoding response regulator, producing the protein MAAADDPIRVLLCDDAEGFRALMRISLAEDPAIEIVGEAADGEAGVEATAELQPDVVLLDMSMPRMGGLQAIPKMRRRAPRTSIIGLSSLSAARMAAPSKQIGAHAYLEKGTELAQIRAAIHAAAER; encoded by the coding sequence GTGGCTGCCGCCGACGACCCCATCCGCGTGCTGCTCTGCGATGACGCGGAGGGCTTCCGCGCGCTGATGCGGATCTCGCTGGCCGAGGACCCGGCGATCGAGATCGTCGGGGAGGCCGCCGACGGCGAGGCCGGGGTCGAGGCGACCGCCGAGCTCCAGCCCGACGTCGTCCTCCTGGACATGTCGATGCCCCGGATGGGCGGCCTGCAGGCGATCCCGAAGATGCGCCGCCGCGCGCCGCGCACGTCGATCATCGGCCTGTCGAGCCTGTCGGCCGCGCGCATGGCCGCGCCGTCGAAGCAGATCGGCGCCCACGCCTACCTCGAGAAGGGCACCGAGCTGGCGCAGATCCGGGCGGCGATCCACGCCGCCGC
- the bioB gene encoding biotin synthase BioB has translation MPPLITRQEAVRLGEIEDHDAILALVERAWAARQEQFGDSTDMCSLVNAKSGGCAEDCGFCAQSRFAEAETPMHAMMEPEQILEHAKAAEAAGAHRFCMVTQGQGLSKRDFEKVLEGARLVAENTNLKRCASVGHMSVDRAKSLKAAGIQRVHHNVETAESYYPEVSSTVRYEGRLRTIQAVEEAGLETCVGGILNLGESREQRVEMAFELSKINPTSVPINLLNPRPGTKFGDRDYMDPWEVVKWIAIFRLVLPAALFRLCGGRVENLGELQPLAVKAGLNGVMMGNFLTTLNADPADDRAMFTDLGLNINRYADNGANPRPDNRSGWLDGETSNVVEDYLDNAGQAEAAGIKITTWDPAAQLRYAKKNKVPPRPDGAPNRWPGAEEAAEPAQLSGMPFGH, from the coding sequence ATGCCGCCGCTGATCACCCGCCAAGAAGCCGTCCGCCTCGGCGAGATCGAAGATCACGACGCGATCCTGGCCCTGGTCGAGCGCGCGTGGGCGGCGCGCCAGGAGCAGTTCGGCGACAGCACCGACATGTGCTCGCTGGTCAACGCGAAGTCCGGCGGCTGCGCCGAGGACTGCGGGTTCTGCGCGCAGTCGCGGTTCGCGGAGGCCGAGACGCCGATGCACGCGATGATGGAGCCCGAGCAGATCCTCGAGCACGCCAAGGCCGCCGAGGCGGCCGGCGCGCACCGGTTCTGCATGGTCACCCAAGGCCAGGGGCTGTCCAAGCGCGACTTCGAGAAGGTGCTCGAAGGCGCGCGGCTGGTGGCCGAGAACACGAACTTGAAGCGCTGCGCGTCGGTCGGGCACATGTCCGTCGACCGCGCCAAGTCGCTGAAGGCCGCGGGCATCCAGCGCGTGCACCACAACGTCGAGACCGCGGAGTCCTACTACCCCGAGGTCTCCTCGACGGTCCGCTACGAGGGCCGGCTGCGCACGATCCAGGCGGTCGAGGAGGCGGGGCTGGAGACCTGCGTGGGCGGGATCCTGAACCTCGGCGAGTCGCGTGAGCAGCGCGTCGAGATGGCGTTCGAGCTGTCCAAGATCAACCCCACGTCGGTCCCGATCAACCTGCTGAACCCGCGGCCGGGCACCAAGTTCGGCGACCGCGACTACATGGATCCGTGGGAGGTCGTGAAGTGGATCGCGATCTTCCGGCTGGTGCTGCCGGCGGCGCTGTTCCGGCTGTGCGGCGGCCGCGTCGAGAACCTCGGCGAGCTGCAGCCGCTGGCCGTCAAGGCCGGGCTCAACGGCGTGATGATGGGCAACTTCCTGACGACGCTGAACGCCGATCCCGCCGACGACCGCGCGATGTTCACCGACCTCGGGCTGAACATCAACCGCTACGCCGACAACGGCGCCAACCCGCGGCCGGACAACCGCTCGGGCTGGCTGGACGGCGAGACGTCGAACGTCGTCGAGGACTACCTCGACAACGCGGGCCAGGCCGAGGCGGCCGGGATCAAGATCACGACGTGGGATCCGGCGGCGCAGCTGCGCTACGCCAAGAAGAACAAGGTGCCGCCACGGCCCGACGGGGCGCCGAACCGCTGGCCCGGCGCCGAGGAGGCGGCCGAGCCGGCGCAGCTGTCCGGCATGCCGTTCGGGCACTGA
- the bioF gene encoding 8-amino-7-oxononanoate synthase has product MRHVSGPQGSRVVLDGRPVLLLCSNNYLGLADHPRVREAAADAAMRWGAGAGASRLVSGTMTVHRRLEEALAAFKGTESAVLFGSGYLANLGVVSSVAKLAGDGAVVFSDELNHASLIDGCRLARADTFVYDHCDVEHLAWGLKQHRGRPGLIVTDSVFSMDGDVAPLEELVELARRHGLRTVVDEAHGTGCLGPGGRGAVAEAGLDGEVDVVVGTMGKALGAYGAFAACSTAMRDYLTNTARSLIFSTALPPPAVAGALAALDVLQEHPEMVDKLQANAGIMRDELAREGFEVAGSSTQIVPLVVGDPALAMTVCEKAIEAGVFAQAIRPPTVPAGTSRLRLALMATHTRDELRAAARTLGRAALQAGFRPGAGVPLAAAQPAGHPDERLSAPLATPGEDATAAAA; this is encoded by the coding sequence ATGCGCCACGTGTCCGGGCCGCAGGGCTCGCGCGTGGTGCTGGACGGCCGGCCCGTGCTCCTGCTGTGCTCCAACAACTACCTGGGGCTCGCGGATCACCCGCGCGTCCGTGAGGCCGCGGCCGACGCGGCGATGCGCTGGGGCGCGGGCGCCGGCGCGTCGCGGCTGGTGTCCGGGACGATGACCGTGCACCGCCGGCTGGAGGAGGCGCTGGCGGCGTTCAAGGGGACCGAGTCGGCGGTGCTGTTCGGCTCCGGCTACCTGGCGAACCTCGGCGTGGTCAGCAGCGTCGCGAAGCTCGCCGGCGACGGCGCCGTGGTGTTCAGCGACGAGCTCAACCACGCGTCGCTCATCGACGGCTGCCGCCTGGCGCGCGCCGACACGTTCGTCTACGACCACTGCGACGTCGAGCACCTGGCCTGGGGCCTGAAGCAGCACCGCGGCCGGCCGGGGCTGATCGTCACCGACTCGGTGTTCTCGATGGACGGCGACGTCGCGCCGCTCGAGGAGCTCGTCGAGCTCGCGCGCCGCCACGGGCTGCGCACGGTGGTCGACGAGGCACACGGCACCGGCTGCCTCGGACCCGGCGGGCGCGGCGCGGTCGCCGAGGCGGGGCTGGACGGCGAGGTCGACGTCGTCGTCGGCACGATGGGCAAGGCCCTCGGGGCCTACGGCGCGTTCGCGGCGTGCAGCACGGCGATGCGCGACTACCTGACGAACACCGCGCGGTCGCTGATCTTCTCCACGGCGCTGCCGCCGCCGGCGGTGGCCGGCGCGCTGGCCGCGCTGGACGTGCTGCAGGAGCACCCCGAGATGGTGGACAAGCTCCAGGCCAACGCCGGGATCATGCGCGACGAGCTGGCGCGCGAGGGCTTCGAGGTCGCCGGCTCCTCGACGCAGATCGTGCCGCTGGTCGTCGGCGATCCCGCGCTGGCGATGACGGTCTGCGAGAAGGCGATCGAGGCCGGGGTCTTCGCGCAGGCGATCCGCCCGCCGACCGTCCCGGCCGGCACGTCGCGACTGCGCCTGGCGCTGATGGCGACCCACACGCGCGACGAGCTGCGCGCGGCGGCCCGGACGCTGGGCCGCGCCGCGCTCCAGGCAGGCTTCCGCCCCGGCGCCGGCGTCCCGCTGGCCGCCGCGCAGCCCGCCGGCCACCCGGACGAGCGCCTCTCCGCGCCGCTGGCGACGCCGGGCGAGGACGCGACCGCGGCGGCGGCGTAG
- the bioD gene encoding dethiobiotin synthase, whose protein sequence is MRGLFVTGTDTEIGKTVVAAALTAALAADGVPVGAFKPVVTGTDEEPADGKPRDHDLLAACAGMEPHAVAPYTFGPAVSPHLAAELDEVAIDPTTLVETARRTAAGRTLIAEGVGGLLVPLTLDGYLIRDLAVALDLPVVVVARPGLGTINHTLSTLEAARAVGLHVAGVVVTPWPEEPTPMQRSNVNTIAVLGDVDVATLAPLPGFAVAQLARAGATLPYDLWLG, encoded by the coding sequence GTGCGCGGGCTGTTCGTCACCGGGACCGACACGGAGATCGGCAAGACGGTCGTCGCGGCGGCGCTGACCGCGGCGCTCGCGGCCGACGGCGTGCCCGTCGGCGCGTTCAAGCCGGTCGTCACCGGGACCGACGAGGAGCCCGCCGACGGCAAGCCGCGCGACCACGACCTGCTCGCCGCCTGCGCGGGCATGGAGCCGCACGCGGTCGCGCCCTACACCTTCGGCCCCGCCGTCTCGCCGCATCTGGCCGCCGAGCTGGACGAGGTCGCGATCGACCCCACCACCTTGGTCGAGACCGCGCGGCGCACCGCGGCCGGGCGGACGCTGATCGCCGAAGGCGTCGGCGGCCTGCTGGTCCCGCTGACGCTCGACGGCTACCTCATCCGCGACCTCGCGGTCGCGCTGGACCTGCCCGTGGTCGTCGTCGCCCGACCCGGGCTGGGCACGATCAACCACACGTTGTCGACCCTGGAAGCCGCGCGCGCGGTGGGCCTGCACGTCGCCGGCGTCGTCGTCACGCCATGGCCGGAGGAGCCGACGCCGATGCAGCGCTCCAACGTCAACACGATCGCGGTGCTGGGCGACGTCGACGTCGCGACGCTCGCCCCGCTGCCCGGCTTCGCCGTCGCCCAACTGGCTCGCGCGGGCGCGACCCTCCCCTACGATCTCTGGCTGGGATGA
- a CDS encoding VOC family protein, whose translation MSHRSDGITLDHVVIAVSDWARSNAFYRDVCGADLVELTEPPPTRWRYRFGDINFNVHGPGMAPDPVARIPAQPGMADLCLVWPGTAEQAIQHLQEHGIAVEQGPVPRNGAGGPGFSVYFRDPDGSLLEFISYAEQP comes from the coding sequence ATGAGCCATCGGAGCGACGGCATCACGCTCGACCACGTCGTCATCGCCGTGTCGGACTGGGCCCGCTCCAACGCGTTCTACCGCGACGTCTGCGGCGCCGACCTCGTCGAGCTGACCGAGCCGCCGCCGACCCGCTGGCGCTACCGCTTCGGCGACATCAACTTCAACGTCCACGGCCCGGGCATGGCACCCGACCCCGTCGCGCGCATCCCGGCACAGCCCGGCATGGCCGACCTCTGCCTCGTCTGGCCCGGCACCGCCGAGCAGGCGATCCAGCACCTCCAGGAGCACGGCATCGCGGTCGAACAGGGCCCCGTGCCGCGCAACGGCGCGGGCGGCCCAGGGTTCTCGGTGTACTTCCGGGACCCGGACGGCAGCCTCCTGGAGTTCATCTCCTACGCCGAGCAGCCGTAG
- a CDS encoding MarR family winged helix-turn-helix transcriptional regulator — MSAASTTAASEAVRLAFVEMLGAERRLRARDQKCGPGELTHGQIRALFTIDVKGEATAGELAKAAELSPASVSTMLDHLERDGIVERRRSESDRRVVVVSLTGEGRELLEHRRAEWRTRWREALADVSDEHLAVAADVMHRMAGILDEL; from the coding sequence ATGTCGGCCGCCTCGACCACCGCGGCCAGCGAGGCCGTCCGCCTGGCGTTCGTCGAGATGCTGGGCGCCGAGCGCCGGCTGCGCGCCCGCGACCAGAAGTGCGGTCCGGGCGAGCTGACCCACGGCCAGATCCGGGCGCTCTTCACCATCGACGTCAAGGGCGAGGCCACGGCGGGCGAGCTGGCCAAGGCGGCCGAGCTGTCACCGGCCTCGGTCTCGACCATGCTGGACCACCTGGAGCGCGACGGGATCGTCGAGCGGCGCCGATCGGAGAGCGACCGCCGCGTCGTCGTCGTGTCGCTGACCGGCGAGGGGCGCGAGCTCCTCGAGCACAGGCGCGCCGAATGGCGCACCCGCTGGCGGGAGGCGCTGGCCGACGTGTCGGACGAGCACCTGGCGGTCGCCGCCGACGTGATGCACCGCATGGCGGGGATCCTGGACGAGTTGTAG
- a CDS encoding DHA2 family efflux MFS transporter permease subunit, whose amino-acid sequence MNFSSSSLPISPRIEPHVWRIAIVVILGAIMSVLDTTIVNVALDDLSIDLHSSLDSIQWVVTGYLLALAAVIPVTGWAARRFGSRRLYLVALVAFTLGSALCGLAWSTGSLVAFRVIQGVGGGMLMPIGQMILVKAAGPRNLPRVMAAIGVPIILAPVFGPTIGGLLLEHAGWQWIFLVNVPIGAIALVTALRLLPRDQPEEAGSLDLIGLVLVATGLVGVTYGLAESGSAGSLTDASVLVPALAGVALIVAFVLRALRIPAPLLDMRLYKDKAFAAASLTTFCLGAALFGAMILMPLYFQTVRGEDAVTTGLLLMPQGIGAAIAMRLSAVATERWGGGLTALMGGMVTVVATVPFVLISGGTSYWLIGAAMVFRGFGIGMSMMPSMTAAFAVLRPDQINHATPQLNVLQRVGGSVGTAILSVVLSNHLSAAATAAGSHPSVDAAAGAFGDTYVWVLGVTAFALLPTALLALVERAARVVGHEPAVGPAAELELEAAA is encoded by the coding sequence ATGAACTTCTCTTCCTCGTCGCTCCCCATCTCCCCGCGCATCGAGCCCCACGTCTGGCGGATCGCCATCGTGGTCATCCTCGGCGCGATCATGTCGGTCCTCGACACGACGATCGTCAACGTCGCGCTTGACGACCTCTCGATCGACCTGCACAGCTCGCTGGACTCGATCCAGTGGGTCGTGACCGGCTACCTGCTCGCCCTCGCCGCCGTGATCCCCGTCACCGGCTGGGCCGCGCGTCGCTTCGGGTCGCGTCGCCTGTACCTGGTGGCCCTGGTCGCCTTCACCCTCGGCTCGGCGCTGTGCGGCCTGGCGTGGTCGACGGGCTCGCTCGTCGCGTTCCGCGTCATCCAGGGCGTCGGCGGCGGCATGCTGATGCCGATCGGCCAGATGATCCTCGTCAAGGCCGCCGGGCCGCGCAACCTCCCGCGCGTCATGGCCGCGATCGGCGTCCCGATCATCCTCGCGCCGGTCTTCGGCCCGACGATCGGCGGCCTGCTGCTCGAGCACGCCGGGTGGCAGTGGATCTTCCTGGTCAACGTCCCGATCGGCGCGATCGCGCTGGTCACCGCGCTGCGCCTGCTGCCGCGCGACCAGCCTGAGGAGGCCGGCTCGCTGGACCTCATCGGCCTGGTGCTCGTCGCGACTGGCCTGGTCGGCGTGACCTACGGGCTGGCCGAGAGCGGCAGCGCCGGCTCGCTGACCGACGCCTCCGTGCTGGTCCCCGCGCTGGCCGGCGTGGCGCTGATCGTGGCGTTCGTGCTGCGGGCGCTGCGCATCCCGGCGCCGCTGCTGGACATGCGCCTGTACAAGGACAAGGCCTTCGCGGCAGCGTCGCTGACGACGTTCTGCCTCGGCGCCGCGCTGTTCGGCGCGATGATCCTGATGCCGCTGTACTTCCAGACCGTCCGCGGCGAGGACGCCGTGACGACCGGCCTGCTGCTGATGCCGCAAGGCATCGGCGCGGCGATCGCGATGCGCCTGAGCGCCGTGGCCACCGAGCGCTGGGGAGGCGGGCTGACCGCGCTGATGGGCGGGATGGTGACCGTCGTCGCGACCGTGCCGTTCGTGCTGATCTCGGGTGGGACGTCGTACTGGCTGATCGGCGCCGCGATGGTCTTCCGCGGCTTCGGCATCGGCATGTCGATGATGCCGTCGATGACCGCCGCGTTCGCGGTCCTGCGGCCCGACCAGATCAACCACGCGACGCCGCAGCTCAACGTGCTGCAGCGCGTCGGTGGGTCCGTCGGCACCGCCATCCTGTCGGTCGTGCTGTCCAACCACCTGTCGGCCGCGGCCACCGCCGCGGGTAGTCACCCGTCGGTCGACGCGGCCGCCGGCGCCTTCGGCGACACCTACGTCTGGGTGCTCGGCGTGACCGCGTTCGCGCTGCTGCCGACAGCGCTGCTGGCGCTCGTCGAGCGCGCGGCGCGCGTCGTCGGCCACGAGCCGGCGGTCGGCCCGGCCGCCGAGCTCGAGCTGGAGGCGGCGGCGTAG
- a CDS encoding spermidine synthase, which translates to MQERRSVALVAAVVGAASLGAEIAAARLLAPWFGASTIVWANTIATVLVALSGGYYVGGRLADRDPTFAGLCRLVLVAAGLMAAVPFVAGPFLRVSVDALDSVQAGAFVGSLVAVLVLIAAPVLVLGCVAPYAVRLSVGTLDEAGRVAGRLYAISTLGSLAGVFLSALVLIPFVGTRRTFLAFALALGLAAALGLRKRMPALATAIPVAIALLIALPTGTVKATTDGRVIWEGETDYQYARVVERPDGERQLELNEGLAVHSTYTPGAYLTGNYWDQPLVLPFAARPAAPPRSIAILGSAAGTVARAYGHFFPATRIDAVEIDPKLTEVGRELFDLHAPNLHTHAADARPWLRSTSRRFDVIYVDAYRQPYIPFYLATEEFFALAKRRLNPGGQVIVNVGHPEGSRRLEQVLSATMRSVFGHVARDPSEDVNTQLVAADVPVSGANIDAAVRGGVIPPALRGIAGDAARRTAPGLGGGRVYTDDVAPVEWLIDASIVQVAADGER; encoded by the coding sequence GTGCAGGAACGTCGTTCCGTCGCCCTCGTCGCCGCCGTCGTGGGCGCGGCGTCGCTGGGAGCAGAGATCGCCGCCGCGCGGCTGCTGGCGCCCTGGTTCGGGGCGTCGACGATCGTGTGGGCCAACACGATCGCGACCGTCCTCGTGGCGCTGAGCGGCGGCTACTACGTCGGCGGCCGGCTCGCCGATCGCGACCCGACGTTCGCCGGCCTCTGCCGCCTCGTCCTCGTCGCGGCCGGGCTGATGGCCGCCGTCCCGTTCGTCGCGGGCCCGTTCCTGCGCGTCAGCGTGGACGCGCTGGACTCCGTCCAGGCCGGCGCGTTCGTCGGCTCGCTCGTCGCCGTCCTGGTCCTGATCGCCGCGCCGGTCCTCGTCCTCGGCTGCGTGGCGCCCTACGCGGTCCGCCTGAGCGTCGGCACGCTCGACGAGGCCGGCCGCGTCGCCGGCCGCCTCTACGCGATCTCGACGCTGGGCTCGCTGGCCGGCGTCTTCCTCAGCGCGCTCGTCCTGATCCCGTTCGTCGGCACGCGCCGCACGTTCCTGGCCTTCGCGCTCGCGCTCGGCCTCGCCGCCGCGCTCGGGCTGCGCAAGCGCATGCCGGCGCTCGCGACGGCGATCCCCGTGGCCATCGCACTGCTGATCGCGCTGCCGACCGGGACCGTGAAGGCCACGACCGACGGCCGCGTGATCTGGGAGGGGGAGACCGACTACCAGTACGCGCGCGTCGTCGAGCGTCCCGACGGCGAACGCCAGCTCGAGCTCAACGAGGGCCTGGCCGTCCACTCGACCTACACGCCCGGTGCGTACCTGACCGGCAACTACTGGGACCAGCCGCTGGTCCTGCCGTTCGCCGCGCGCCCCGCCGCGCCGCCGCGGTCGATCGCGATCCTGGGCAGCGCGGCCGGGACCGTCGCCCGCGCCTACGGGCACTTCTTCCCGGCGACGCGGATCGACGCGGTGGAGATCGACCCCAAGCTGACCGAGGTCGGGCGCGAGCTGTTCGACCTCCACGCGCCCAACCTCCACACCCACGCCGCCGACGCGCGACCGTGGCTGCGGTCGACGTCGCGGCGCTTCGACGTCATCTACGTCGATGCCTACCGCCAGCCCTACATCCCGTTCTACCTCGCCACCGAGGAGTTCTTCGCGCTGGCGAAGCGGCGCCTCAACCCCGGCGGCCAGGTCATCGTCAACGTCGGCCACCCGGAGGGCTCGCGGCGCCTCGAGCAGGTGCTGTCGGCCACCATGCGCTCCGTGTTCGGTCACGTGGCGCGCGATCCCAGCGAGGACGTCAACACGCAGCTGGTCGCGGCCGACGTCCCGGTGAGCGGCGCCAACATCGACGCGGCGGTGCGCGGCGGCGTGATCCCGCCCGCGCTGCGCGGCATCGCCGGCGACGCCGCGCGCCGGACCGCGCCCGGGCTGGGCGGCGGGCGCGTCTACACCGACGACGTCGCGCCGGTCGAGTGGCTGATCGACGCCTCGATCGTGCAGGTCGCCGCGGACGGCGAGCGGTGA
- the bioA gene encoding adenosylmethionine--8-amino-7-oxononanoate transaminase, translating into MTTAELRAADRDVLWHPFTQQQGWSAEDAPIIERGEGCTLWDTDGVAYLDGVSSLWCTVHGHRHPAIDAAVKAQVDRVAHSTMLGLSHPGAIELASRLLAVAPRGDRELTRVFYSDNGSTANEIALKMAFQWWKIRGEEQRTKFVYLDMSYHGDTIGSVSVGGIDLFHSMFRPMLFDGIRVSPGDVDGLERVLRESGDTVAALIMEPLVQGAAGMIMHPEGYLRAVRELCDKYGVLMICDEVATGFGRTGTMFACEQEGVVPDLMSVAKGLTGGYLPLAATLATERIFAGFLGRFEEFRTFFHGHTYTGNPLACAAAIATLEVFEAEDTLGALAPKLELLETLLEESVAPLASVREIRRRGFMVGIELVDFPVEARMGHQVTLAARERGAIVRPLGDVIVLMPPLSIGADELRRLVAITTEAIAAATGVAVPESVCTA; encoded by the coding sequence ATGACGACCGCCGAGCTCCGTGCCGCCGACCGCGACGTCCTGTGGCACCCGTTCACCCAGCAGCAGGGCTGGAGCGCGGAGGACGCGCCGATCATCGAGCGCGGCGAGGGCTGCACGCTCTGGGACACCGACGGCGTGGCGTACCTCGACGGGGTCTCGTCGCTGTGGTGCACGGTGCACGGCCACCGGCACCCGGCGATCGACGCGGCGGTCAAGGCGCAGGTCGACCGCGTCGCGCACTCGACCATGTTGGGGCTGTCGCATCCGGGCGCGATCGAGCTCGCGTCGCGGCTCCTGGCGGTCGCCCCGCGCGGGGACCGCGAGCTGACGCGCGTCTTCTACTCCGACAACGGCTCGACCGCCAACGAGATCGCGCTGAAGATGGCGTTCCAGTGGTGGAAGATCCGCGGCGAGGAGCAGCGGACCAAGTTCGTGTACTTGGACATGAGCTACCACGGGGACACGATCGGCAGCGTGTCGGTCGGCGGCATCGACCTGTTCCACTCGATGTTCCGGCCGATGCTGTTCGACGGGATCCGGGTCAGCCCCGGCGACGTCGATGGGCTGGAGCGCGTGCTCCGGGAGTCTGGCGACACGGTCGCCGCGTTGATCATGGAGCCGCTGGTCCAGGGCGCCGCGGGCATGATCATGCACCCGGAGGGCTACCTGCGCGCGGTCCGCGAGTTGTGCGACAAGTACGGCGTCCTGATGATCTGCGACGAGGTCGCGACGGGGTTCGGGCGCACCGGCACGATGTTCGCCTGCGAGCAGGAGGGCGTGGTGCCGGACCTGATGAGCGTCGCCAAGGGGCTCACCGGCGGCTACCTGCCGCTGGCCGCGACGCTGGCGACCGAGCGGATCTTCGCGGGCTTCCTCGGGCGCTTCGAGGAGTTCCGCACGTTCTTCCACGGTCACACCTACACGGGCAACCCGCTGGCCTGCGCGGCCGCGATCGCGACGCTCGAGGTGTTCGAGGCCGAGGACACGCTCGGCGCGCTGGCGCCGAAGCTCGAGCTCCTCGAGACGTTGTTGGAGGAGTCGGTCGCGCCGCTGGCCTCGGTGCGCGAGATCCGCCGGCGCGGGTTCATGGTCGGCATCGAGCTGGTGGACTTCCCGGTCGAGGCGCGCATGGGCCACCAGGTGACCCTGGCGGCCCGCGAGCGCGGCGCGATCGTCCGTCCGCTGGGCGACGTCATCGTCCTGATGCCGCCGCTGTCGATCGGCGCCGACGAGCTGCGGCGGCTGGTCGCGATCACCACCGAGGCCATCGCGGCGGCGACGGGCGTCGCGGTTCCGGAATCGGTCTGTACCGCTTGA
- a CDS encoding ferritin-like domain-containing protein encodes MTTDVTRRGLLAAGAGAVAGGALVAAWPPELADSAPSAQLDRRVLAFALLLEEIQAGFYAEALRRARLQGELLVYARTVGAQEAAHVRHLRAALGAQAGAAPRLDFGDDTADPERFARSALRLEDLAVKAYFTQAANLTPAALAAAARIATVESRHAAWIRDLAGLDPAPDPVEPTLSAATVRKTLEGSGYVR; translated from the coding sequence ATGACCACTGACGTCACGCGCCGGGGGCTGCTGGCCGCCGGTGCCGGAGCGGTCGCCGGCGGCGCGCTGGTCGCCGCCTGGCCGCCCGAGCTCGCCGACTCGGCGCCGTCCGCGCAGCTCGACCGGCGGGTCCTGGCCTTCGCGCTGCTGCTCGAGGAGATCCAGGCGGGGTTCTACGCCGAGGCGCTGCGCCGCGCGCGCCTGCAGGGCGAGCTGCTCGTCTATGCCCGCACGGTCGGGGCGCAGGAGGCCGCGCACGTCCGGCACCTGCGGGCGGCGCTCGGCGCGCAGGCCGGCGCGGCGCCGCGGCTGGACTTCGGCGACGACACCGCGGACCCGGAGCGCTTCGCGCGCAGCGCGCTGCGCCTCGAGGACCTCGCGGTCAAGGCGTACTTCACCCAGGCCGCGAACCTGACGCCCGCCGCGCTGGCCGCCGCGGCGCGCATCGCCACGGTCGAGTCCCGCCACGCCGCGTGGATCCGCGACCTCGCCGGCCTGGACCCGGCGCCCGACCCGGTCGAGCCGACGCTCTCGGCCGCGACCGTCCGCAAGACGCTGGAGGGCAGCGGCTATGTCCGCTGA
- a CDS encoding ferritin-like domain-containing protein yields MSADPLTLGNLDRDGAIGEALCALDPAGAAVTRGQALRLATVGGAGLVAALAGPATALGAASGAADRRQDRNILNYALTLEYLQAAFYSEVERLDAVKGALGHQARVVGGHERAHVKAFREVLGRHAVARPRFDFGGATEDDEQFRKTAVAFEDLAVAAYSAQAPRVRSRPYLASALAIASVEARHAAWIRRLAGVVPAPDAFDEPRSRRATLAIVDKTHFVVRTTSRRRPKFTG; encoded by the coding sequence ATGTCCGCTGACCCGCTGACGCTCGGCAACCTGGACCGCGACGGCGCCATCGGCGAGGCGCTCTGCGCGCTCGACCCGGCCGGCGCCGCCGTGACCCGCGGCCAGGCGCTGCGGCTCGCGACGGTCGGCGGCGCCGGGCTGGTCGCCGCGCTCGCCGGTCCGGCGACGGCGCTGGGCGCCGCGTCCGGCGCCGCGGACCGCCGCCAGGATCGCAACATCCTCAACTACGCGTTGACGCTGGAGTACCTCCAGGCCGCGTTCTACTCCGAGGTCGAGCGCCTCGACGCGGTCAAGGGCGCGCTCGGCCACCAGGCCCGCGTCGTCGGCGGGCACGAGCGCGCGCACGTCAAGGCGTTCCGGGAGGTCCTGGGCCGGCACGCGGTCGCGCGGCCGCGCTTCGACTTCGGCGGCGCGACCGAGGACGACGAGCAGTTCCGCAAGACGGCCGTCGCGTTCGAGGACCTCGCGGTCGCCGCGTACTCGGCGCAGGCGCCGCGCGTGCGCTCGCGCCCGTACCTGGCCTCCGCGCTGGCAATCGCCAGCGTCGAGGCGCGCCACGCCGCGTGGATCCGCCGCCTGGCCGGCGTCGTCCCGGCGCCCGACGCGTTCGACGAGCCGCGGTCGCGGCGGGCGACGCTCGCG